The Bacillus sp. Y1 genome has a window encoding:
- a CDS encoding MetQ/NlpA family ABC transporter substrate-binding protein, producing the protein MKKFLSLFLSLAVALVLAACGTANEDSNAGEGEEAAETTELVVGASNVPHAEILEEAKALLEEKGIELKIETFQDYILPNQALESGDLDANYFQHIPYLESQMAEHGYDFANAGGIHIEPMGVYSKKYKSLDELPEGAHIIMSSSVADHGRILTMLEKEGLITLKEGVNNVEATVEDIAENPKNLHFDTEYEASLLPQIYNNNEGDAVLINSNYAIDAGLNPIEDSIAIEDKESPYVNVIAVRKEDENSEAIKALVEVLHSKEIQDFILEKYKGAVVPVSE; encoded by the coding sequence ATGAAGAAATTTTTAAGCTTATTTTTATCATTAGCAGTTGCTCTAGTTCTTGCAGCTTGCGGTACAGCGAATGAAGATTCTAACGCTGGTGAAGGCGAAGAAGCAGCAGAAACAACTGAATTAGTAGTTGGAGCTTCTAACGTACCACATGCTGAAATTCTAGAAGAAGCAAAGGCGCTTTTAGAGGAAAAAGGAATTGAATTAAAGATTGAAACATTCCAAGATTATATCCTACCTAACCAAGCGTTAGAATCTGGTGATCTTGATGCAAACTATTTCCAACACATTCCTTACCTTGAGTCTCAAATGGCTGAGCATGGCTATGATTTTGCTAATGCTGGTGGAATTCATATCGAACCAATGGGTGTGTACTCTAAAAAGTACAAAAGCTTAGATGAGCTTCCAGAAGGAGCACATATCATCATGAGTAGCTCAGTAGCAGACCACGGTCGTATTTTAACAATGCTTGAAAAAGAGGGATTAATCACTCTTAAAGAAGGCGTAAATAACGTAGAAGCAACGGTTGAGGATATCGCAGAAAATCCTAAAAATCTTCACTTTGACACAGAGTACGAAGCATCATTATTACCACAAATCTATAACAATAATGAAGGCGATGCAGTACTTATCAACTCAAACTATGCAATCGATGCAGGTCTGAACCCAATTGAAGATTCAATAGCAATCGAAGACAAAGAGTCTCCATACGTAAACGTAATCGCTGTTCGTAAAGAAGACGAAAACTCTGAAGCAATCAAAGCTTTAGTAGAAGTGTTACACTCAAAAGAAATTCAAGATTTCATTCTTGAAAAGTACAAAGGTGCTGTAGTACCTGTATCAGAATAA
- a CDS encoding methionine ABC transporter permease produces MLETLLPNVNWEKMIEATNETLYMTAISVVITFVLGLILGLLLFLTAKGNIWENALVNKVISSVVNVFRSIPFIILIVLLIPFTKLILDTMIGENAALPALIIGAAPFYARMVEIGLREIDKGVIEAAKSMGAKTSTIIFKVLIPESLPALVSGITVTAIALVSYTAMAGVIGAGGLGNLAYLEGFQRSRSDVTLVATVIILIIVFIIQFIGDSITSKLDKR; encoded by the coding sequence ATGCTTGAGACGCTTTTACCAAACGTGAACTGGGAAAAAATGATTGAAGCAACGAATGAAACCCTTTATATGACAGCTATATCAGTTGTTATTACATTTGTTCTTGGTTTAATTTTAGGACTTTTATTATTTTTAACAGCTAAGGGTAATATTTGGGAAAATGCATTAGTGAATAAAGTGATCAGTTCTGTAGTGAACGTCTTCCGCTCGATTCCCTTTATTATATTAATTGTTCTTCTGATTCCTTTTACGAAGCTTATCCTAGATACGATGATAGGTGAAAATGCAGCTTTACCGGCATTAATTATTGGTGCGGCTCCGTTTTACGCGAGAATGGTGGAAATCGGATTGCGTGAGATTGATAAAGGAGTTATTGAAGCGGCTAAATCAATGGGAGCTAAGACAAGCACGATTATTTTTAAGGTGCTTATTCCTGAATCACTGCCAGCTTTAGTATCTGGTATTACGGTTACGGCTATTGCTTTGGTGAGTTATACAGCAATGGCTGGTGTAATTGGTGCAGGTGGTTTAGGAAACCTAGCATATCTAGAAGGGTTCCAAAGAAGTCGTAGTGACGTAACCCTTGTTGCAACTGTCATCATTTTAATTATTGTGTTTATTATCCAATTTATTGGAGATTCTATAACATCAAAACTAGACAAAAGATAG
- a CDS encoding methionine ABC transporter ATP-binding protein, translated as MISIKDVKKIYSSRQGKVTAVDNVNLEITEGEIFGVIGYSGAGKSTLIRMLNGLEIPTEGSVIVAKNEVSKIKGSSLRKARQEISMIFQHFNLLWSRTVRENIAFPLEIAGVPKGQRMKRVDELIRLVGLEGREDAYPSQLSGGQKQRVGIARALANNPKVLLCDEATSALDPQTTDSILELLVDINKRLGLTIVLITHEMHVIRKICHRVAVMEGGKVVELGPVLDVFKHPKEEITKRFVQQVTEPEETKETIEHLLELYPHGTVVQLGFVGEAAEQPLITNLIRNYQVTVNILQGKISQTQNGSYGTLFIHLDGEREDLSKAIAYIESQQVGVEVISNA; from the coding sequence TTGATCTCGATAAAAGACGTGAAAAAGATTTATTCTTCAAGACAAGGAAAAGTAACGGCTGTTGATAACGTAAACCTAGAGATTACTGAAGGAGAAATCTTCGGGGTAATTGGTTATAGTGGGGCAGGGAAAAGTACGCTTATTCGTATGCTTAACGGATTAGAAATTCCAACTGAGGGATCCGTTATTGTGGCAAAAAATGAAGTATCGAAAATTAAAGGTAGTAGCCTTCGTAAAGCTAGACAGGAAATAAGCATGATTTTTCAACATTTTAACCTTTTATGGTCTCGAACAGTTAGAGAAAATATTGCATTTCCACTTGAAATTGCAGGAGTTCCTAAAGGTCAAAGAATGAAAAGAGTAGACGAGCTTATTCGTTTAGTTGGATTAGAAGGAAGAGAAGACGCTTATCCTTCTCAATTGAGTGGAGGGCAAAAACAAAGAGTAGGAATTGCGAGAGCACTTGCTAACAATCCAAAGGTTCTCCTTTGTGACGAGGCTACATCTGCTCTTGATCCACAAACAACAGATTCTATTCTAGAGCTATTAGTAGATATTAATAAGCGTTTAGGATTAACCATTGTCCTTATCACACATGAAATGCACGTTATCAGAAAGATTTGTCATCGTGTAGCTGTTATGGAAGGTGGAAAGGTTGTTGAACTTGGCCCAGTACTAGATGTATTTAAGCATCCTAAGGAAGAAATTACGAAACGATTTGTTCAGCAGGTAACAGAGCCAGAAGAAACGAAGGAAACGATTGAACATCTATTGGAACTGTATCCGCATGGTACGGTCGTCCAATTAGGCTTTGTTGGAGAAGCAGCAGAGCAACCGTTGATTACAAATCTTATTCGTAATTACCAAGTGACTGTTAATATCCTGCAAGGGAAAATATCGCAAACACAAAATGGATCTTATGGAACACTTTTCATCCACTTAGATGGGGAAAGGGAAGATCTTTCAAAGGCCATTGCATATATCGAGTCACAACAGGTTGGAGTGGAGGTGATTTCGAATGCTTGA